One genomic region from Microcystis panniformis FACHB-1757 encodes:
- a CDS encoding NUDIX hydrolase has translation MTNLKKWQIVKSELVFQNRWCQVRQDAVKLSSGQVIDDYFVNIRPEIVLVVPVTEDNQLVFVRQYRHGVKEILLEFPAGSVDAGEDNITTAAHREFEEETGYHSDSLMPLAVLYDNPVKDTNRIHIFLALNATPTGQQKLDVTEEIEVILRPLQEINPQEITVSGSLAAFYLARDFLKQN, from the coding sequence ATGACTAATTTAAAAAAATGGCAAATTGTTAAATCTGAGCTAGTTTTTCAGAATCGTTGGTGTCAAGTCCGTCAAGACGCGGTGAAGTTATCCTCTGGACAAGTTATCGATGATTATTTCGTTAATATTCGTCCTGAAATTGTTTTAGTTGTTCCAGTTACTGAGGATAATCAATTAGTTTTTGTCCGTCAATATCGTCACGGAGTTAAGGAAATTTTATTGGAATTTCCCGCTGGATCAGTGGATGCGGGTGAAGATAATATTACCACAGCAGCGCATCGGGAATTCGAGGAGGAAACTGGTTATCACAGTGATTCTCTAATGCCTCTAGCTGTTTTGTACGATAATCCTGTTAAAGATACTAACAGAATTCATATTTTTTTGGCTCTTAATGCTACCCCCACAGGTCAACAAAAGTTAGATGTTACCGAGGAAATCGAAGTTATTCTGCGACCTTTACAGGAAATTAATCCGCAGGAAATTACTGTCTCTGGTAGTTTAGCAGCTTTCTATCTGGCGAGGGATTTTTTAAAGCAAAATTAA